Sequence from the Streptomyces peucetius genome:
GTGCAGTGCCCGGCTCGCCTCCTCGGAGGGACAGGGCGTGGGGCTGCCCGTCATCGTGAACCAGTCGGTCGCGCCGGTGAACTGCAGAGCGACCTGTGCGGTGCCGTCGGCCCAGGTGGTGTGGACCGTGAGGTTCCCGGTCATCACACCGGTCTCCTCCGTGAGCGCACCGCCACGCCCTGTGTAGACATTGCGAGTTGTCCATGACGCCCAGCTCATGATTCCAGCGTCACACTGCCGTCGCGGATGCGCGACCGACCTGGCAGGCGAGGGCGCCCCGGAACGCGCGAGGCCGGCCGCGCCGGCGGTCCGCGCACACGGGGCTGGGCCCGTTGCGTCGTCGCAACGGGCCCGGCGCTGTGCGCGCGTCAGTGGCGGAAGACGTCCTTGGCCTTCTCCTTGGCCTGCCGGGCGTCGCCCTTCGCCTGCTCCGTCCGGCCCTCGGCCTCCAGCCTCTCGTTGCCGACGGCGCGGCCCGCGGCTTCCTTCGCCTTGCCCTTGGCCTGTTCCGCCTTCGCGCGGGACTTCTTCTTCTCAGCCATGGAACTCACATCCCAGGTGCATCCGACGTCATGGCTCGGTTGATCGCCTGTCCACTGCTCCCCGCCCCAAACGTCACCGGCCCCGCGCATCGCCCGCAGCTGGTCCGCCGGCCCGGCAGCGAGCCGGCCGCCCGATGCGCAGACGTCGGACCCCGCCGGGCCCGTACCGCCACGGAACGTCGCCGCCGGAAGCGGTGCGTCACTTGCTCCCGCCTGAGGGGTGCGGCGTCTCCCGACGGCGCTTCTCGGAACGCGGCGGCCCCCCGACGGCGCCCGGCGACTCGCGCGTGCCTCTCACCCGCGCCTGCGGGAACGCGGCGCGCCCCTCAACGGCGCTTCTCGGAACGCGGCGCGCCCTTCGACGTCCGGGGACGCGCACGCGTCTTGCCCGCGCCCGGGGGCATGGTGCAGCCGGGGCCTGCGCCCGCGGAAACGCGGCG
This genomic interval carries:
- a CDS encoding CsbD family protein, giving the protein MAEKKKSRAKAEQAKGKAKEAAGRAVGNERLEAEGRTEQAKGDARQAKEKAKDVFRH